The Thermosynechococcus sp. CL-1 genomic interval TAACTAGTATTCCTTCCGCATCAGCTCCGCCATAGCGGCAATTAGGGGGCTGGTGCAGTTTTTTTAGTTTTTTTATGAGCTTGGGGCGATCGCCCAAACTGTTAAAACCTAGAGATAACGCTCAGCGCTAAGGATACCACCAAAAGGTTGCAACCACTGAATCTAACGACATATTTCAGAATCAGTTAAGGAATATTTCAGATATTGAATTTCCTGTTAACATTTGAGCATTCCCAAAGGCCTATGCTAACTTAAAAGTAGGCACAGAAAGAAAGGTTAACGATAAGAGTGAACTTAAGGCTTGTGCCTCCCAGTCCTTGAGTTCGGGATAAAGCAAAGTTACTCCAAGATAAATCTCACTCCTGTCTTGCGAGTAATATCAAAACCAATCCTTTGAGCTTCACCGTTGTATAGTTGTCTTCTCGCTTTATCCAGCCTTATCGTTTGTGTGGTTACTGCCGAAGTCCCCATCCTGTCGTCCATGGGAGTTAAGGCAAAGCTAGGTAACCTCCCAGTATCCAAGGTCGTCAACGTTGACAGCAATTCATTACCTAGTGTCCATGCTCCAAGCTTGATCGGTTGAGATCGCCTAGTGGGGGTTTGGATCGCCAGCTAAAACCACGTTTTGTCCACGTTAGTTGTTGAGTTACTTCGTCATTGCTAACTTCGTTAGGGGTCTTGCTGCCGTCAGCTTGACCCCCTCGTTTTATGTTTAGGCTATGGCGTGAGTTGCGGTTGTCGCATGGCGCGTGCCAGTTCTGCTGCTACTTCTGGACGCGAAAACTCTGGAGGTGGCAATTCGCCCCGGCGCAGCATTTCCCGTACCTTTGTCCCTGAGAGGTGAATGCGCTCTTCGGGTTTGCTGGGACTGGTTTTACTGGTGGCCATAGACTGGGTGCGGGTGCAGTAGAAGGCATGCTCAAATTTCAAGGGAATAATCCCCAAGGCCGCTGGATCAAATTCATCGAAGATATGTTGGGCGTCGTAGGTGCCGTAGTAGTCCCCCACACCAGCGTGATCGCGACCAACAATGAAATGGGTACAGCCGTAGTTCTTGCGGACGAGGGCATGGAAAATGGCTTCCCGTGGCCCTGCATAGCGCATCGCTGCCGGATTAATGGCCAGAATCACCCGATCTTTGGGGAAGTAGTGCTCGAGCATGATTTCATAGCAGCGCATCCGCACATCGGCGGGAATGTCATCCTCCTTGGTGGCACCTACGAGGGGATGCAAAAAGAGACCATCGACGATTTCAAGGGCACATTTTTGGATATATTCGTGGGCGCGGTGGATCGGATTGCGGGTCTGGAACCCCACAATGGTGCGCCAACCTTTTTCACGGAAGAGGGTACGGGAATCCACCGGATCAATACAATAGTTGGGAAATTGGGGATGGGGATGCCGCTCTAGGAGCCAAATCGGGCCTGCAAGGTTGACTTCTCCCTGTTCATAGACCACCTTGACACCGGGGTGTTTGTCATCTTCGGTGCGATAGACACAGCGCGCCTCACGGCGTTTGTCGTAGGTGTATTTTTCGGTGAGTTCAAGAATTCCCAAAAACTGACCGGCTGCGTTATCGAGGCGAATAGTTTGACCAATTTCTAGGGGAGCCGCCACCTCCGCACTGACGGAGAGGGTAATGGGAACTGACCAAGGCAACCCATTGGCAAGGTACATTTCTTCAACGACCCGCTCGTAGTCGGCCTGTCCCATAAAGCCGGTCAGGGGACTAAAGCCACCAATGGCGATGAGTTCTAAATCGGAGACAGCGCGTTCATCGAGGGTAATGCGGGGCAATTGATCGGCACGGGCGAGCCACGCCTGTTTTTGTTCGGGGGAGAGAATCCGATTGACGAGGATACCGCCGTGGGGGGCGATCGCATCCTTTGTCTGTACTGTTGCTGATGGACTCAAGGTCGAACTCCTTTTTGGGGCTGGATGAACCTGTTGCAAAACTTCATAACTAAGATAGAAGTCATTATTGGACGAATAGGTGCATGAGACAACTGGTAGACCCCTATCGTTATGGCGTCGAGCGGGAGTGGTGCTGGCGGGGATGGCAGAGTCGCTATAGTTTTTGGCGACCCGCTCATGGGGGGTCTCCAGTGATCTTGCTCCACGGCTTTGGGGCTTCTCTAGGGCACTGGCGATACAATTTGCGGCTCTTGGGAGAGCATCAGCCGACCTATGCCCTTGATTTGATGGGGTTGGGGGCAGCAGAAAAGCCCATTGCGGCCTATGGGGCTGAGTTTTGGGCGGCTCAGGTTCATGCCTTTTGGCAGAAGATTGTCGGGCAGCCAGCGGTGATTGTTGGCAACTCCATTGGGGCGTTGATTGCCCTGACCTGTGCTTATCGCTATCCGCAGATGGCGGCAGGGGTGGTGATGCTGAGTCTGCCCGATCCAGCGGTGCGCGAGGAGTTGATTCCGAGGGCGATCGCCCCCCTGGTGAGCGGAATTGAACAGATTTTTACGGCTCCTTGGCTGCTGCGCACCCTTTTTTACGCGATTCGCCGTCCCTTCATTGTCAAGCGTTGGGCACAATTGGCCTACGCCAACCCTGATTGTGTGGATGATGAATTATTGGAAATCCTGCTCACGCCTGCCTATGACGATGGTAGCGATCGCGCCTTTGTGCAAATAACCCGCGCCATGAGTCGTACAGACTTTGGCCCCAGTGCTAAAACGATGCTCAAAACGGTGTCCCAACCCCTATTGCTGATCTGGGGCAAACAGGATCGCTTCATCCCGCCTGCGCTAAGTCAACGGTTTCAACAGGCACAGCCAAGAATGCAAGTGGTGGAGCTAGATCAAACCGGTCACTGCCCCCACGATGAGCAGCCCGATCGCGTCAATGGCCTGATTTTGGATTGGTTGCGCAGCCACAGACTGGCAAGGGGTTGAGTCCTACGGTTGCAGGCTCTATGATCACGACAATCTTCAGAGTTGGCATGGCGGATGTTTAGGCTGATTACGGTTTTCTGGGCGTTTATTTTTATTGGTGTTTTGCTACTCTTGGGGCGAATCGTGCGGCAGCGTTGGGTACTGATGCGATCGCTCTATATGCCCAGTTCAGTCATTGCGGGCGTTTTGGGACTCATTCTTGGCCCTAGTGTGCTGGGGGCGATCGCCAGTCAAATTGCTCCCAACTCCGGTTTAGGGAACGGTCTTTTTGCCGAAGACATCCTCGAAGTTTGGCAGCAGTCCTCCAGCATTTTCATCAACATAGTTTTTGCCTGTCTATTTCTAGGGGAGATCATCCCTAGCCCTCGGGAAATTTGGCAGAAAGCTTCGCCGCAGGTGGCCTTTGGTCAGATTTTGGCTTGGGGGCAATACGTGGTGGGGCTGCTGCTGACGTTGCTCGTTCTCACTCCTGTCTTTGGCATGGATCCAATTGCTGGTGCCCTGATTGAGATCAGCTTTGAGGGGGGGCATGGCACTGCCGCCGGCATGGCCGATACCTTTAGGGAGTTAAACTTTACCGCTGGGGCTGATATGGCCTTGGGCTTGGCCACTGTGGGCTTAGTCTCTGGGGTGGTTTTTGGAGTAGCACTGATCAACTGGGCACGGCGCACAGGGCGCTTGCAGATCAAACCCTTGGTGGACTCTGAAACCGAGGAGAATCTCGACCTTCATCCCCACGATGACCTAGAAACACGGCAACGGCGGCGACAACTGCTGCGGGAGTTACTCATTGATCCTTTGTCATTAAATTTCTGTTTTGTGGGTTTGGCGATTATTGTGGGCTGGGTGATTCTTGAAGCGCTGCGACTCCTAGAGCGTCTCACTTGGGGACAAACGGGTTTAAAGCTCATGGCCTATGTGCCCCTATTTCCCTTGGCGCTGATCGGTGGCATTATTGTGCAGCTCATCCTGACCCGTTGGCGCAAACAGTACCTGATTAGCCGGCCACTGATTAACCATATTGGCGGTGTCGCCTTGGATGTGACGATTATTACCGCCTTGGCCACCCTCTCTTTAGCCGCCATTGGTGAAAATCTCATTCCCTTTCTCCTCTTGAGTGTGGGGGGAATTGCTTGGAATCTCTTTGTCATGCTCTATTTAGCGCCGCGAATTTTGCCCATGTTCTGGTTTGAGCGGGGAATTGGCGACATGGGGCAATCAATGGGGGTGACATCTACTGGACTATTGCTGATTCGTATGGTGGATCCCCACAAC includes:
- a CDS encoding alpha/beta fold hydrolase, producing MRQLVDPYRYGVEREWCWRGWQSRYSFWRPAHGGSPVILLHGFGASLGHWRYNLRLLGEHQPTYALDLMGLGAAEKPIAAYGAEFWAAQVHAFWQKIVGQPAVIVGNSIGALIALTCAYRYPQMAAGVVMLSLPDPAVREELIPRAIAPLVSGIEQIFTAPWLLRTLFYAIRRPFIVKRWAQLAYANPDCVDDELLEILLTPAYDDGSDRAFVQITRAMSRTDFGPSAKTMLKTVSQPLLLIWGKQDRFIPPALSQRFQQAQPRMQVVELDQTGHCPHDEQPDRVNGLILDWLRSHRLARG
- the sat gene encoding sulfate adenylyltransferase produces the protein MSPSATVQTKDAIAPHGGILVNRILSPEQKQAWLARADQLPRITLDERAVSDLELIAIGGFSPLTGFMGQADYERVVEEMYLANGLPWSVPITLSVSAEVAAPLEIGQTIRLDNAAGQFLGILELTEKYTYDKRREARCVYRTEDDKHPGVKVVYEQGEVNLAGPIWLLERHPHPQFPNYCIDPVDSRTLFREKGWRTIVGFQTRNPIHRAHEYIQKCALEIVDGLFLHPLVGATKEDDIPADVRMRCYEIMLEHYFPKDRVILAINPAAMRYAGPREAIFHALVRKNYGCTHFIVGRDHAGVGDYYGTYDAQHIFDEFDPAALGIIPLKFEHAFYCTRTQSMATSKTSPSKPEERIHLSGTKVREMLRRGELPPPEFSRPEVAAELARAMRQPQLTP
- a CDS encoding sodium/glutamate symporter, giving the protein MFRLITVFWAFIFIGVLLLLGRIVRQRWVLMRSLYMPSSVIAGVLGLILGPSVLGAIASQIAPNSGLGNGLFAEDILEVWQQSSSIFINIVFACLFLGEIIPSPREIWQKASPQVAFGQILAWGQYVVGLLLTLLVLTPVFGMDPIAGALIEISFEGGHGTAAGMADTFRELNFTAGADMALGLATVGLVSGVVFGVALINWARRTGRLQIKPLVDSETEENLDLHPHDDLETRQRRRQLLRELLIDPLSLNFCFVGLAIIVGWVILEALRLLERLTWGQTGLKLMAYVPLFPLALIGGIIVQLILTRWRKQYLISRPLINHIGGVALDVTIITALATLSLAAIGENLIPFLLLSVGGIAWNLFVMLYLAPRILPMFWFERGIGDMGQSMGVTSTGLLLIRMVDPHNQSGALESFAYKQILFEPIVGGGLFTAAAPILIRNFGLVPLLGLTGALLLLWLWFGFWNYGQIRPSLAQN